A window of Rhododendron vialii isolate Sample 1 chromosome 11a, ASM3025357v1 contains these coding sequences:
- the LOC131307214 gene encoding uncharacterized protein LOC131307214, with protein sequence MLMALTTKNKDGFIDGTITRPLAGSAAEIKQWTRCNTLVKGWILNSISPNIAQSVMYSEDAHELWNELKERFSHTNRVHLFHIEEEIPDCVQGDMSVGEYYTKLKGLWDLHDALRPLSPCSGDTAKELHQYHKKQCTIKFLMGLNGVYIAARGQILLMEPLPTVNKVYSLIIQDEKQRVVSSQAIGKAPEVAAFAVKDGSHYLSKNPHLRCDRCDATGHTSDSCRAHLKCDYCGWKGHTVDICRKLKRATSNGNKGNHQDRKYGSSSVIP encoded by the coding sequence ATGCTTATGGCTCTCACTACCAAAAACAAAGACGGCTTCATCGATGGCACCATCACACGGCCACTCGCAGGTTCAGCGGCAGAAATCAAACAATGGACCCGCTGCAACACTCTCGTCAAAGGATGGATCCTCAATTCCATCTCGCCTAATATTGCACAAAGTGTCATGTACAGTGAAGACGCTCACGAGCTTTGGAATGAATTGAAAGAGCGGTTTTCCCACACCAATAGGGTGCACCTTTTCCACATCGAGGAGGAAATCCCTGATTGTGTACAAGGAGACATGAGCGTTGGTGAGTACTACACCAAACTGAAAGGTCTATGGGATTTGCATGATGCGTTGCGTCCTCTTTCGCCTTGTAGCGGTGATACCGCGAAAGAGCTGCATCAGTACCATAAAAAACAATGCACCATAAAGTTCCTCATGGGTCTTAATGGAGTTTACATAGCAGCTCGTGGGCAAATCTTGCTTATGGAACCGTTACCCACAGTGAACAAGGTGTATTCTCTCATCATTCAAGATGAGAAACAGCGAGTCGTATCCTCACAGGCTATAGGAAAGGCACCAGAAGTTGCTGCTTTTGCTGTCAAGGATGGGTCGCATTATTTGTCCAAGAATCCACACCTCAGATGTGACCGTTGTGATGCCACAGGTCACACTTCTGACAGTTGCCGAGCACACCTCAAATGTGATTACTGTGGTTGGAAGGGTCACACCGTCGACATTTGTCGAAAATTGAAGAGGGCCACTTCTAATGGCAACAAGGGCAATCATCAGGATAGGAAGTATGGAAGCTCAAGCGTTATCCCCTAG